ATGGGTTAAACTGTGCTCTGGGTGCTCTGCGGCAGCCCTGAAACTTCCCTGCTCGGGCTAATAATCAGCCGAAACCGGTCCGGGCCCAACTGGAAGctctcacagaggaaaaaaTAGCTGCTGTGGTTCATCCCGATGTGTCGTTTATCAAGCTCATTGGGACGTAATGGGTTTTTAATAccatttaaagcttttttaaGCCTAAAACTTgaggaaaaacatgtttgttcaCTAACTTCTCCACACGCTGAGTCAACTTTAATTCTGCACGTCGTATATTTTGAtataaatgtagattttttttgaaTGACTGTGTGTAGCTCATCCACCTTCCTCCAAAATGCTTCAGACTTCGAGACGTAATGAAGCCAACAAAGTGATAACTTGTTGATGAAGTAAATAACATTAAACCATAATTTCTACCCTCAATGAAGAAACATGACTGTACCTTCCTCAAAGAGGAaatggtttcttttttaatcgTGTTCCTGTCTTCTGcggctctctggcgccccccagaggAGGCCCTGGCTCAGCTTTACATTCAGATTTTTAACTCAACCTCGTCTCTGCAGGTCTGTCGGCCTCGGCCTCCCTGGTCTCGCTGGCCTGGATGATCGCCTCCTACCAGAAGGTTCTCCGGGACTCGCGCGACGACAAGCTGCCGATGTCCTACAAGGCGGTGATCGCCCAGATGCTGTGGCACTTCTTCACCATCGGGGCCAGGACGGTGGCCTTCGCCCTCTTCGCCTCCGTCTTCCAGCTCTACTTTGGGATCTTCATCGTCAGTCACtggtgcgccgccgccgccaccgagAAGCCAGACAGGCAGCGGACACAGAACCACACCTGATCCCAGGATTATTTATTGGTTCCTCTCAGCAGCCACACTGTGTCGAGCAGTCGATTGAACTCATTACGTCTTTAGCTCTCATAAATATACAGCAGGACAGATCAtgattctttcattcattcagcagacTGACGGAGTCAGAAGTGTTGAATTTTTAACAATGTTCTTCTTATCGAGGTCACAGATTaacttcaactttaaaaattaagaaataaaagtcacacAACGGAGGATATACAAATAGAATAAACATCCAGGATGATGCTGTGaggtaaaagaaaaatgacaactGTCTCAAGTAAGAATATGATGGAAAAATGTGTCAAGCTGGAGAATTgggctccgtttacacgacagcgtttcaagtgaagaCTCATCGTTTTGGTGtttcctccaccctgctgaagACTGCTGACTGTAAAGCTAAAGATCAGGACCTTTAGCTCGTGTCACAGATCCTGTATAAACAGGCTCCATATATACCAGGACTGAACGTGGATCACTTTATTTATCATTCATCTATTCAGAGCCTTTTATTACACTTGTTTTCAGTCGGATTGAGACAAACgcccatgtaaacgtggcctttgtgcagaagaactgttgtCTCTCtttgggaggtttttttttttttctaagtgtcttcagcagctctgagcaccgttgtgtaaacggacaacTAAAATGCAACGAAAGTTTGCTGTTTTCACTGGAgaacattgtcgtgtaaacgaagCCTCAGTGGACTGACAGCCTGTCACTCCTTCTGAAGAGGTTTCCCTTTTAACAACCTATTTTTTCTTCTGGCTCATAATTTCACAACAAATGTCTTTTTGATGGAGATTGAGCCAAAGTCAGTATTGATATTTAATGCAGGGAGAGTCCTTTATCATTATTATTCCCAAAAGATGGCCGTCTCAGTAATACCACAAGCAGCCCTGTTAAAAGTTGGCTCTGTCTTTCAGGTGTGTCATGACCTTCTGGATTATTCAAGGTGAGACCGACTTCTGCATGTCCAAGTGGGAGGAGATCATCTACAACATGGTGGTGGGGATCATCTACATCTTCTGCTGGTTCAACGTGAAGGAGGGTCCCAGCCGCTTCCGCATGACGGTGTACTACTCGGTGACGCTGGCCGAGAACGTGGCGCTGACCGCCGCCTGGTACACCTACCGCGGCCCGCACACCTCCGACTCCTACGCCCTGGTGGTGGTCTGCCTGGTGGCCTGCAGCTTCGCCCTGGGGACCTTCTTCATGCTGGTGTACTACTGCTGGCTGCACCCGGACGGGCCCGTTCTGGGCTCGCAGTGGGGGGGCTGCGTGGACGAGGGTGTGGTGGGCGCGGGAGGCGTGGCGGGAGTGATTGACGCTTGCCTCACTCCTTCCCAGGGGTCCCAAACGGACATGGTGATCACCAGTCCCCCGAGGACTCTGCCCAGGACTAAAGACACGGGGGAGCCAGTTCCCGGGGAACGGGacaaggacagagacagggacagttGCCTGCCCGTCTTCCAGGTGCGCCCCTCCCCATCCTCGTCCCCGGCACTCCTCCACAGGACCTCCTCGTCGTCCCGTGCGCAGGAGGGCCCGGTGATCCGCATCGACCTCCCGCGGAAGCGATACCCGGCGTGGGACGCGCACTTTATTGACAGGCGTCTGCGCAAGACCATCCTGCTCCTGGAGACCACGTCAGCCGTCAGCCCCCGGATTCAGTACCGGAGCAGCATGATGGGCAGCAAAGAGGTGTTAG
The DNA window shown above is from Salarias fasciatus chromosome 20, fSalaFa1.1, whole genome shotgun sequence and carries:
- the LOC115408170 gene encoding XK-related protein 7-like translates to MAAKSDGAAVSVEDDIPPRSASESGLPAARPRCSAAAAAAAGGGKPYTLLDCCWVLCALLVFFSDGATDLWLAADYYLRGDYWWFGLTLVFVVVPSAVVQVLSFRWFVYDYSELSGGGDGAGSGAEGAAATGDGAFSTKDSDSAATGNAANATPLYTTSVPAAAADRAGGPRRCCTVCMWVFQTVLHVLQLGQVWRYIHALYLGAQSRWHSSGPRRHFHWRLMFESADITMLRLLEAFLKSAPQLVLQLSIMIHGNAVLPLQGLSASASLVSLAWMIASYQKVLRDSRDDKLPMSYKAVIAQMLWHFFTIGARTVAFALFASVFQLYFGIFIVSHWCVMTFWIIQGETDFCMSKWEEIIYNMVVGIIYIFCWFNVKEGPSRFRMTVYYSVTLAENVALTAAWYTYRGPHTSDSYALVVVCLVACSFALGTFFMLVYYCWLHPDGPVLGSQWGGCVDEGVVGAGGVAGVIDACLTPSQGSQTDMVITSPPRTLPRTKDTGEPVPGERDKDRDRDSCLPVFQVRPSPSSSPALLHRTSSSSRAQEGPVIRIDLPRKRYPAWDAHFIDRRLRKTILLLETTSAVSPRIQYRSSMMGSKEVLEYETTV